The window CgacaattatttaatttatattcaaGGAATAAATATTACCCTCAAAGTAATGCATGAAATATTTGCATCGAAAGTAATGGAGGTTGAAGGAAATGTAGAACACAAGGTCCGAACGAAACCTTCACCACGTTACAAATGGCGCGGGTCGACCTCTTATAAATGTCCGATTGGTTGCAGTGGCGCCACCTgcgaatgaaatttttattcaaaccCTTTCTTTCGAGGTGTTTAATTAACTACTATTACTATTCATTTATAAACGATAAATCCTCTTTAATACAAAAAGAAGTAATATCTATAAATAAAAGTTATACAAGAAAAAAtattatcgcttataaaatttagtaaaataattaatttatgtatTTCATGTACAATTTTGAGAGTACAATATTggccaataaaaaaaatttgtaagtaACGTTCTTTAATGCTCCGTGTGTTCTAAATTCCAACAGAAAATTGGAATCTGTTAGTTGTAGATTTAACGAAGGCTGACTAAATTGTCTGACCCGATACTGGCTGTTTCTTCTAGAACTGATCATTCTCCTTATAATACTTGTTCGCGTGACATATCCCCGTGGCGTCGAGATTTTTACCGCGTACTGCGAGTCACGATCAAGAATCCGGTATCCTTCGAGTGCGGTTATCTGCCTCGACACGATGTAATAAAGTCACGTCTGGCGGTTAAGGCTCTGGTAACGCGGAGGGTCATGCATCACTGCTCTCGGACCTTTCTGCGAGCAATTACGTTTTATGAAGTCTGAGATTAACACTTTACACGACGCTGACCGCACGACGATTAACCGTCTAACGTTTTTAGCGGCGGTCTACGTGCCGCGAACGGCCATAAATCACGATATCCAAGGATCGTACAAAGGATTTTGATAAAACTTTCAGTTACGGCGTTGCGCAACCGACGAAAGAATTATTAGTTATAGGCCAATAAGAAATTAACTTAACTTAGGTCGTATGTAATCCTATACTTAGACTCAGCGATAAGTAAACACGAAATATTTCTGGATCGTTAGAGGTTAAAGATCGATATAAATTTGTTTCCTGTTGATGCGACGTACTCAAACTATTCCtcgattattaataatatattactTTGACAAGATTCTTTGAAGCGCGAATTTAATTGTACATCTCGACTTTTCCGCGAAAAGTCATCTACTTTCCTAGGAAAGAAACTACGGAAGTGGAAGGAACCCTACTATTTGCGACCGGCCAGCTTTACGAGTAGTACTCGCAAACGGTTCGAAATTATTTACCAGAAACGATCGGAAACGACGACGCTGGCAATTTTCGTCTCAGCGATCGACACTTTGGAACATATTCAAACGTTTCAACCCATTCTCTACCACCGCTCGATTAGAAAACTTTCCATCAACCATGTTTCCTACTGATTAATGTCAAGTAGTCCTAATAATTCTTCGCACATAGTATATTCCTGATCTATTCTTCGTATAATTAACACTGCACTTTCCTCTGCTGCAGGTATTATTAGTGGTAGCCGCCATACTCGCAGTATCGGCGCAGCAATACCAACAACCAGGTGGCAACTACGTCGACGAGTACTCGGGATACGAGTCTCCTAGACCAGCTCACCCGACGCCCCGAAGTTACGCGTCGGATTCGGCGTCATCGCGGCAATCGGCCGCCCCCACGACCCCTAAACCGACCCCGGTGGCCATTCTGAAGCAGATAAACCGCCACAACGAGGACGGTTCGTACACGTACGGCTTCGAGGGCGCGGACGGTTCGTTCAAAATCGAGACGAAACTGCCCACGGGCGACGTGAAGGGTAAATACGGATTCGTAGACGACACTGGTAAGGTCCGCGTGGTGGAGTACGGAGCGAACCAGTACGGTTTCCAGCCGGCTGGAGAGGGTATCACGGTAGCACCACCGACGCTAGAAGACGAGACTACCAGCAAGGAAGCCCTGGAAGCTCTGAACTACCAGGACGCCTACCAACAACAGGTAGCCAGGCCAGCTCCACAAAGAGTCGCCCCTGTTGCTCGCCCACCACCTCTTCAGCAAGTCCAGTACGATCATTCAGCCTACCAACAGCCCCAATCCCACACCCAAGCTGTCTACGCTCCGCAGTCGGTGCCCAGACAACAGGCTCTGTCCAAGCCTCCCATTTTCACGCCCGCTGGCCCCCAACCTAGTTTCCCCAGACAGAGCCCGATCCTTCAGAGCGACGACCCATCGCCCCCTTCCCAGCTGTACAACCAGGGCCCGGCTCAGTTCGGTCCAGCGCCCGTCCAGGAACATCGTTCCCAGCCCCAGCCTCGCAGCCAGAGCGGAGGCATCCTCGACCAGCTGGCTAGAGACTATGCTCTGCCCCAGGGCGTCGCACCGCCGTTACACGACATCAGCTTTGGTTATTACTAAGTCTTCTAGTCCCTCCCGTGTCCACCAGGGTGGCCGAAATGTTCGTTTTGGTATTTTCATATTGTCTGAAGACGCGATGCATCGACGGCGTACAGGTTCGTCGCGATCACGGCGCGGCCCATCCTTCGCGATGGACGGCGCCGTGATCCGCGCGACGCGCCGTCGATTATTACCGAGAGAAAATGTCAAGGACCGTGCACGCGAAGAGAAATTGGACGGGCTGTTACGAGACACGCCGACGGACAgcgtatatttataaatattgtttCTTGTTCCCTCGATCGACGGTCCCTGATCTTTGTTTCGGTAATTCGAGCGAGTCACTGTCATGTCTGCCTACCGAGTCGTGCTTTTGCTACTTCCGATGAGAGCACGAGTGTATTCTTGCCATTGGAACCAAATGTTAAGGGAATATTTGACGAAAGGTTGCTCTGATCGTTAACGCTGGCGGAGTGGAAATGCGGAGAACGGTCGAAAGATTCGGTACTATCGGTGATAGAAAAGCttggaatttttatgaaatttcagACGTACTACTCGCGTTTGATTTATTTAATTTGCAAAGAGATATTTGATAAAATTAGTTTTTCTATAACAAGTTTTCGCATTTACGCTCCGCCGCTGTGAAAAATACACGTTGTGTAAAAATCGTTTGTACCGTGGCGAGGAAggtttgtaaaaatattgtaaataaaattccaCGATCCACGGTAGGCTTCCGTGCTGGTTTTAATCCTAGGTAACGCAGTTTGCACGCTTTGCAAAGACACCGTTACGATATCATTTCAAGGAGAACCTCGTTTTGTCAAGCTGCGTCTTCGAGTTTATGTCTCGCGGGACTGCATAATAAATTCAGCACGCTTACTATTGTAATTAGATTATTGTAAGGTAATTAGATTGGAATAAAGTAAGGCCAACACAACACACATTCACTGTAATCGTAACGTCGACGTGTCTGTATCTAAcgagaattaaaaatattttcatcccGGATTCTCATTACTGCCCTTCAAACCGCGAGTAACtgtttcttattaattttgttaataaaaatgaaataaacgttaataaatatCCCCGTCAGAGGTGAAATTGGAGCAGCTTCTGCGACTTTCTAAGAGTTCCTGTTTTTCAACTGGTTCGGCTTACGTAATACCACTCGACGAACGACCTTTCGAATTATTCCTTCTATGATAAAAATAGCAGAAGGTAACGAACAGGATTTAATTGTATCTAGCTGTTCCGGAACCGTGTCCGTTGGAATTTTAGTTACGAAATTTTAACGCCGACCTTCACGGTTCTGCAACGGAAAGGGTACTTTGACTTACGCAAATATTACAATAGTGCCGCGTG of the Colletes latitarsis isolate SP2378_abdomen chromosome 9, iyColLati1, whole genome shotgun sequence genome contains:
- the Cpr97ea gene encoding cuticular protein 97Ea codes for the protein MHTVATVLLVVAAILAVSAQQYQQPGGNYVDEYSGYESPRPAHPTPRSYASDSASSRQSAAPTTPKPTPVAILKQINRHNEDGSYTYGFEGADGSFKIETKLPTGDVKGKYGFVDDTGKVRVVEYGANQYGFQPAGEGITVAPPTLEDETTSKEALEALNYQDAYQQQVARPAPQRVAPVARPPPLQQVQYDHSAYQQPQSHTQAVYAPQSVPRQQALSKPPIFTPAGPQPSFPRQSPILQSDDPSPPSQLYNQGPAQFGPAPVQEHRSQPQPRSQSGGILDQLARDYALPQGVAPPLHDISFGYY